Proteins from a single region of Diorhabda sublineata isolate icDioSubl1.1 chromosome 2, icDioSubl1.1, whole genome shotgun sequence:
- the LOC130452918 gene encoding uncharacterized protein LOC130452918 — protein MTTMTSLVPLEKMQSFKCALCDYFLTIPPIMCLGKDANKYKCGRCVHIPSEASIRNILFEKLAEQSTFPCTFPVCEEVLTWGTVEEHEKVCQHKLLKCPVSWSCTEVVSVLDLAKHCLKFHKKNVGVDQITSTIQETLDKKRITVMLLLVQDIPFLLFKVVTSDNIWIKVFSLRPCENFKYEIIASSDTNECCLSFKNPVEVYVENKHCKKCTLNECDNKLHKKYKKKIDEALADNGFHKITRDIVKELNIKELKCRVILETIN, from the coding sequence aTGACCACAATGACGTCTTTGGTACCGCTGGAAAAAATGCAAAGTTTTAAATGTGCACTTTGCGACTACTTCCTGACAATACCTCCAATCATGTGTCTAGGTAAAGACGCGAACAAATATAAATGTGGAAGATGCGTACACATTCCATCAGAAGCGTCCATAAGAAATATCCTTTTCGAGAAATTAGCCGAACAATCTACTTTTCCCTGTACTTTTCCAGTCTGCGAAGAAGTTTTAACTTGGGGAACAGTCGAGGAACACGAAAAAGTGTGTCAACACAAACTATTGAAATGCCCTGTATCTTGGAGCTGCACGGAAGTCGTTAGCGTACTAGATTTAGCTAAACATTGTCTCAAGTTCCACAAAAAAAATGTCGGCGTCGATCAAATAACTAGTACCATTCAAGAAACTTTAGATAAGAAGAGAATCACTGTAATGTTACTTCTGGTACAGGATATAccgtttttattattcaaagtaGTGACTTCGGATAATATTTGGATCAAAGTTTTTTCATTACGACCGtgcgaaaattttaaatacgaaATTATCGCCAGTAGCGATACCAACGAATGCTGTTTGTCTTTCAAGAATCCCGTAGAGGTGTATGTAGAAAACAAACATTGTAAAAAATGCACTTTGAATGAATGCGACAATAAACTTCacaaaaaatacaagaaaaaaatcgaCGAGGCTCTAGCAGATAATGGTTTTCATAAAATTACTAGAGATATAGTAAAAGAATTGAACATTAAGGAATTAAAATGTAGAGTTATCTTAGAAacaataaattag
- the LOC130452917 gene encoding uncharacterized protein LOC130452917 — MFITKLHIFVLFIIFSKTFATEKKRFKCPSFTNLDPEEIKTEPLSSKGDENFYCENYLFYEENSCECVPIEKCPEVYNLLHLEIEAIINAEKFIMGLDFSSLLEGDIWEFFKLTVMKLGIITERDFENYEDEKDVDLIENVIEENVGAVLYNYSRYLVLLTNKSIIRSIKKKCGDNQLCMTEYLLKKNEKNIKKIVEDFMPEFISGLRNLDADLKTRIAEQCKEDECVFARTFLVTYNIIIDQIETYIKPIIENLSQNIRKLLSP, encoded by the exons atgtttattacaaagTTGCacattttcgttttatttataatattttccaagACATTTGCAACAGAAAAAA aaCGTTTTAAGTGCCCCTCGTTCACTAACTTGGATccagaagaaataaaaaccgAGCCTCTTTCTTCTAAAggagatgaaaatttttattgtgagAACTACCTTTTCTACGAAGAAAATTCTTGTGAATGTGTTCCGATTGAAAAGTGTCCAGAAGTATATAATTTATTGCACTTGGAAATAGAAGCTATAATCAACgctgaaaaatttataatgggTTTGGATTTTTCCAGCCTTCTAGAAGGGGATATCTGGGAATTTTTCAAGTTGACTGTAATGAAATTAGGAATCATAACAGAGCGAGATTTCGAAAATTACGAAGATGAAAAAGATGTTGATTTAATTGAAAACGTCATTGAAGAAAATGTGGGAGCAGTTTTGTACAACTATTCCAGATATCTGGTCCTACTAACGAACAAATCCATTATTAGATCTATTAAGAAGAAATGTGGCGATAATCAACTTTGCATGACTGAATatctgttgaaaaaaaatgagaaaaatattaaaaaaatcgtgGAAGATTTCATGCCTGAATTTATTAGCGGCTTAAGAAATCTTGACGCAGATTTGAAAACACGTATTGCAGAACAATGCAAAGAAGACGAATGCGTCTTTGCTAGAACATTTTTAGTTACctacaatattattattgacCAGATTGAAACTTATATCAAaccaattattgaaaatttgagtcAAAACATTAGAAAACTGTTGTCACCatag